The Calditerricola satsumensis genome contains the following window.
CAGGCGAATCGGGTGAATGGTCATCGTCGCCGTCTCGGCGATAAAGGAGTAGTCGGCCGCCACGGCGATGGGCACGCCAATGCTGTGCCCGCCGCCCAACACGAGCGAAACGGTCGGTTTCGTCAGCGAAGCAATGCACTCGGCGATGGCCAACCCGGCCTCCACGTCGCCGCCGACGGTGTTCAGGATGATGAGGATGCCCTCGATTTTGGGGTTCTGTTCCGCGGCAACGAGCTGCGGGATGATGTGTTCGTACTTGGTTGTCTTGTTCTGCGGCGGAAGCGTCAGATGGCCCTCGATCTGCCCAATGATGGCCAAGCAATAGATGTTGCTTTCCAATTGCGGCACGTTGGTCTGCCCCAACGCCTGGAGGGTGCCGACCACCGGCGGGGTCGGTGTCATCGGGGGCGTCTGTTGCGGCGGGGCCGGTGCCGGCTGTTGGTTCGCCTCGCCAAATTCGCCTTTGCCAATCAGGCCACCCAGCCCAATTAACCCTTCGTTCCTCGTCATGTGCCGTTCATCGGGGCGCATACCCGTTCCTCCTCATG
Protein-coding sequences here:
- a CDS encoding ClpP family protease — translated: MTPTPPVVGTLQALGQTNVPQLESNIYCLAIIGQIEGHLTLPPQNKTTKYEHIIPQLVAAEQNPKIEGILIILNTVGGDVEAGLAIAECIASLTKPTVSLVLGGGHSIGVPIAVAADYSFIAETATMTIHPIRLTGLVIGVPQTFEYLDKMQERVVRFVARHSKCPEEKFKELMFKTGELTRDIGTNVIGPDAVKYGLIDAVGGLGEAIAELNRRIEAYREKRKQGVTLQ